One genomic region from Pseudoduganella lutea encodes:
- a CDS encoding TonB-dependent receptor plug domain-containing protein, whose amino-acid sequence MTIWAPVAACLLAAGGPACAAPLQDDIAELSLEQLSDIVITSVSRQEERLGNASASIYIIGGNEIRRSGARTLPEALRLAPNLQVARVDARNYAITARGFNSLQSNKLLVLVDGRNLYTPLFSGVAWDIQDMLLEDVERIEVISGPGATIWGANAVNGVINVITRSAKDTQGGLLAGAFGKDDREGSVRYGGALPNGGHYRIYARYADADDAVRDTGSASSGYTRRQAGFRADWDRSRGGLTLSGDVYEGNLAQRGTGAAQISGANLVARFTRRLSDDSNVRLQVVLDHTERNQPNAIFERLDTVELEAQHSLRVATDSAMPHKVTWGATYRHSRDRITTGRTQVYLPNDLTMHWGGLFAQDEVALRDDLRFTAGIKVEHNHYTGAEVLPGLRLAWTPDSRQLVWGNLARTVRAPSRVDRDRYAPAQPLIIAGVPRYLSGGPAFESETARVVELGYRIQPTPRLSYSVTAFAARYGRLRTQEPNPDGPAYSGLAEYRNLAYGHTRGVEMWARWQPADGWRLDGGLVVQRVRTALRPESRDPTGGVDLIGADPSHYWQLRSSHDLPNDMQLDWTLRRVGALPRPAVPSYNELDLQWSWKATRNLELALVGQNLLHRSHPEFGAAPNRSVFERTAVLRLTYRF is encoded by the coding sequence TTGACAATTTGGGCGCCGGTCGCGGCTTGCCTCCTGGCGGCGGGCGGACCGGCATGCGCCGCGCCGCTGCAGGACGATATTGCCGAGCTGTCGCTCGAGCAATTGAGCGACATCGTCATCACGTCCGTCTCGCGGCAGGAAGAACGGCTTGGCAATGCGTCGGCGTCTATCTACATCATCGGGGGCAACGAGATTCGCCGCAGCGGCGCACGCACGCTGCCCGAGGCACTGCGCCTGGCTCCGAACCTGCAGGTGGCGCGCGTGGATGCACGCAACTACGCGATCACGGCGCGCGGCTTCAACAGCCTGCAATCGAACAAGCTCCTCGTGCTCGTCGATGGCCGCAACCTCTACACACCACTGTTTTCCGGCGTGGCATGGGACATCCAGGACATGCTGCTCGAAGACGTAGAGCGGATCGAGGTGATCAGCGGTCCCGGCGCCACGATCTGGGGCGCCAACGCGGTGAATGGCGTGATCAACGTGATCACGCGCTCGGCCAAGGATACGCAGGGCGGCCTGCTGGCGGGTGCGTTCGGCAAGGATGACCGCGAGGGCAGTGTGCGCTACGGCGGCGCGTTGCCGAATGGCGGCCATTACCGCATCTATGCGCGCTATGCCGATGCCGACGATGCGGTGCGCGACACCGGGAGTGCGTCCAGTGGCTACACGCGGCGCCAGGCGGGCTTTCGCGCCGACTGGGACCGCTCGCGCGGCGGTCTCACCCTGTCGGGCGATGTCTATGAGGGCAACCTGGCGCAGCGCGGCACGGGCGCGGCGCAGATTTCGGGCGCCAACCTGGTGGCCCGCTTCACGCGCCGGCTGTCGGACGATTCGAACGTGCGCCTGCAGGTGGTGCTCGACCATACGGAGCGCAATCAGCCGAACGCGATCTTCGAGCGCCTCGACACGGTCGAGCTGGAAGCGCAGCACAGCCTGCGGGTGGCGACGGATTCCGCCATGCCCCACAAGGTGACATGGGGTGCAACCTACCGGCATTCGCGCGACCGCATCACCACGGGGCGCACCCAGGTGTACCTGCCGAACGACCTGACGATGCACTGGGGCGGCCTGTTCGCGCAGGACGAGGTGGCATTGCGCGACGACCTGCGGTTCACGGCCGGCATCAAGGTGGAGCACAACCACTACACGGGCGCGGAGGTGCTGCCGGGTTTGCGGCTGGCGTGGACGCCGGACAGCCGCCAACTGGTGTGGGGCAACCTGGCGCGCACGGTACGCGCGCCGTCGCGCGTGGACCGCGACCGGTATGCCCCGGCACAGCCCCTGATCATTGCCGGCGTGCCGCGCTACCTGTCCGGCGGGCCCGCATTCGAATCGGAGACGGCGCGGGTGGTCGAGCTGGGCTATCGCATCCAGCCCACGCCACGCTTGTCCTATTCGGTGACGGCGTTCGCCGCGAGGTACGGCCGCCTGCGCACGCAGGAGCCGAATCCGGACGGCCCCGCGTACAGCGGGCTGGCGGAATACCGCAACCTGGCTTATGGCCACACGCGCGGCGTGGAAATGTGGGCGCGCTGGCAGCCGGCGGATGGCTGGCGCCTGGATGGCGGCCTCGTGGTGCAGCGCGTGCGCACGGCGCTGCGGCCCGAGAGCCGCGACCCGACCGGCGGCGTGGACCTGATCGGCGCGGACCCGAGCCATTACTGGCAGCTCCGTTCGTCGCATGACCTGCCGAACGACATGCAGCTGGACTGGACACTGCGCAGGGTCGGCGCGCTGCCGCGCCCGGCCGTGCCCTCGTATAACGAACTGGACCTGCAATGGTCCTGGAAGGCCACGCGCAACCTCGAGCTTGCGCTGGTCGGCCAGAACCTGCTGCACCGGTCCCACCCCGAGTTCGGAGCGGCGCCGAACCGGAGCGTGTTCGAGCGTACCGCCGTGCTCAGGCTTACTTACCGTTTCTGA
- a CDS encoding DUF2149 domain-containing protein, whose translation MSARPPRKRLRLYSHLDARFDGGDEDPRASLVNLVDVMLVFACGLIAAIAGSQGALKAPQPVEKGRQIERPAAGVTQAGSGYDRVGEVYRDPKTGKLVLVEPGPPARAK comes from the coding sequence ATGAGCGCCAGGCCACCGCGCAAGCGCCTGCGCCTGTATTCGCACCTCGATGCCCGGTTCGATGGCGGCGACGAAGACCCGCGCGCCAGCCTCGTGAACCTGGTCGACGTGATGCTGGTCTTCGCGTGCGGCCTGATCGCCGCGATCGCCGGCAGCCAAGGCGCGCTCAAGGCACCGCAGCCGGTCGAGAAGGGCCGGCAGATCGAGCGGCCCGCCGCCGGCGTGACGCAGGCCGGCAGCGGCTACGACCGGGTCGGCGAAGTGTACCGCGATCCGAAGACGGGCAAGCTGGTGCTGGTCGAACCGGGGCCGCCGGCACGGGCGAAGTAA
- a CDS encoding FAD-binding oxidoreductase: protein MSTNGPGAWEHAVITRIEQATPRMRSFFLRAPLARHAAGQHVDVRLTAPDGYQARRSYSIASAPGAQELELGIELLDDGEVSAYFHDVAQPGDTIEVRGPLGGHFLWHPGQPGPVLLVAGGSGVVPLVSIARAWRGAGAPAPMLLLHSARTWEALAYRDELRGMAGAHAGFGYVTTVTRAGNDAADHARRIDRPMVDATLARLGAVPAVCYVCGANAFVEAVAQLLVAAGIAPRAIRTERYGG from the coding sequence ATGAGCACCAACGGCCCGGGCGCCTGGGAACACGCCGTCATCACCCGCATCGAACAAGCCACGCCGCGCATGCGCAGCTTCTTCCTGCGCGCACCGCTGGCACGCCACGCCGCCGGCCAGCATGTCGACGTGCGGTTGACGGCGCCGGACGGCTACCAGGCCCGCCGCAGCTATTCGATCGCCTCCGCGCCCGGCGCGCAGGAACTGGAGCTGGGTATCGAGCTGCTCGATGACGGCGAAGTCTCCGCCTATTTCCATGACGTGGCGCAGCCTGGCGACACGATCGAGGTGCGCGGTCCGCTCGGCGGCCATTTCCTGTGGCACCCGGGACAGCCCGGCCCCGTTCTGCTGGTGGCCGGCGGTTCCGGCGTGGTGCCGCTCGTCTCGATCGCGCGCGCATGGCGCGGGGCCGGCGCGCCGGCGCCCATGCTGCTGCTTCACTCGGCCCGCACGTGGGAGGCGCTGGCCTACCGCGACGAACTGCGCGGCATGGCCGGTGCGCATGCGGGATTCGGTTACGTCACCACCGTCACGCGGGCCGGCAATGACGCCGCGGATCACGCGCGCCGCATCGACCGCCCGATGGTCGACGCGACACTGGCCCGGCTGGGCGCGGTCCCGGCGGTGTGCTATGTGTGCGGCGCCAACGCCTTCGTGGAAGCGGTGGCGCAACTGCTGGTGGCGGCCGGTATCGCCCCGCGCGCGATCCGCACGGAGCGGTACGGAGGATAG
- a CDS encoding hybrid sensor histidine kinase/response regulator produces MLSRLHSGSVRAKLVAMALATTFAALLTTSISMLVYDLTTFQQNWIDDLTTQAEIVATVSAPAVGFNDPAAARQNLALLRVRPQIQQGAIYAANGAIFAAYAEAGADVPPLPARPGPPGPAVEGGRMVVYHPIMENGERVGTVYLSARYRLMERLVSYATILGVVTMASLLLAAVVATRLQQSITRPLRAVTEVARAVMQRRDFSLRVEHHHDELHGASYPEGGKGARHSGEIGTLVDAFNDMLAEIGRRANALQEANLTLEREMAVRQGAERALLLADRRKDEFLATLAHELRNPLAPLRTGLDIMRLNGGDPAASLRARGVMERQLKQMVRLVDDLLDVSRINTGKLTIRRENLELHAVVANALEIARPFIDAQGHDLAVHLPPGPVHLLGDTTRLAQVLSNLLNNAARYTPHGGHIVLSADVGAEGRLHICVADDGIGIAPGMLADIFEMFVQADASLERSSQGLGVGLSLARRLVELHDGTLEAASEGQGKGSTFTVTLPVLAEVPQAAERPAPGLAGDRHYRILLVDDNEDFVNAIGGLLRTLGHTVHVCHDGPQALAAAEGFAPDFAFLDIGLPGLNGYDLARALRAVPALGRTMMIAVTGWGQQKDRDLAFEAGFEEHLVKPVSVEQILAILAGHREGVAIADR; encoded by the coding sequence GTGCTGTCCCGTCTCCACTCCGGTAGCGTGCGCGCGAAACTGGTGGCAATGGCGCTCGCCACCACGTTCGCCGCGCTGCTCACCACGTCGATCAGCATGCTGGTGTACGACCTGACGACGTTCCAGCAGAACTGGATCGACGACCTGACCACGCAGGCCGAGATCGTGGCGACCGTGTCGGCACCCGCGGTGGGCTTCAACGATCCCGCCGCGGCGCGGCAGAACCTGGCGCTGCTGCGGGTACGGCCGCAGATCCAGCAGGGCGCCATCTATGCCGCCAACGGTGCGATCTTCGCCGCCTATGCCGAGGCAGGTGCCGACGTGCCGCCGCTGCCTGCCCGCCCTGGCCCGCCGGGCCCGGCCGTCGAGGGTGGCCGGATGGTGGTGTATCACCCGATCATGGAAAACGGCGAACGTGTCGGCACCGTCTACCTGAGCGCGCGCTATCGCCTGATGGAGCGCCTGGTCAGCTACGCAACGATACTCGGTGTCGTCACGATGGCGAGCCTGCTGCTGGCGGCGGTGGTGGCGACGCGCCTGCAGCAGTCGATCACGCGGCCGCTGCGGGCGGTGACGGAAGTGGCGCGCGCCGTGATGCAGCGGCGTGACTTTTCGCTGCGCGTCGAGCACCATCATGATGAATTGCATGGCGCGTCCTACCCGGAAGGCGGCAAGGGCGCGCGCCACAGTGGCGAGATCGGCACGCTGGTCGATGCCTTCAACGACATGCTGGCCGAGATCGGCCGCCGCGCCAATGCGCTGCAGGAAGCGAACCTCACGCTGGAACGCGAGATGGCCGTGCGCCAGGGCGCCGAACGCGCACTGCTGCTGGCGGACCGCCGCAAGGATGAATTCCTGGCCACGCTGGCGCACGAACTGCGCAACCCGCTGGCGCCGCTCCGCACGGGGCTCGACATCATGCGCCTGAACGGCGGCGATCCCGCGGCCAGCCTGCGGGCACGCGGTGTGATGGAACGGCAACTGAAACAGATGGTGCGCCTGGTCGACGACCTGCTCGATGTTTCCCGCATCAATACCGGCAAGCTGACGATCCGTCGCGAAAACCTCGAACTGCATGCCGTGGTCGCCAACGCGCTGGAGATCGCCCGCCCGTTCATCGATGCGCAGGGCCACGACCTGGCCGTGCACTTGCCGCCCGGGCCGGTCCACCTGCTGGGCGACACCACGCGGCTCGCCCAGGTGCTGTCGAACCTGCTGAACAACGCCGCCCGCTACACGCCGCATGGCGGCCATATCGTGCTGTCGGCGGACGTTGGCGCCGAGGGCCGCCTGCACATTTGCGTGGCCGACGACGGCATCGGCATCGCGCCGGGCATGCTGGCCGATATCTTCGAGATGTTCGTGCAGGCCGATGCTTCCCTGGAGCGTTCCAGCCAGGGGCTGGGCGTGGGGCTGTCGCTGGCGCGCCGGCTGGTCGAGCTGCATGACGGCACGCTGGAAGCGGCCAGCGAAGGGCAGGGCAAGGGCAGCACCTTTACCGTGACGCTGCCGGTGCTGGCCGAAGTGCCGCAGGCCGCGGAGCGGCCGGCACCGGGCCTGGCCGGCGACCGGCACTACCGCATCCTGCTGGTGGACGACAACGAAGACTTCGTCAACGCGATCGGCGGCCTGCTGCGCACGTTGGGGCACACGGTCCACGTGTGCCACGACGGTCCCCAGGCCCTGGCCGCGGCCGAAGGCTTCGCGCCCGACTTTGCATTCCTCGACATCGGCCTGCCGGGCCTGAACGGCTACGACCTGGCACGGGCGCTGCGCGCCGTGCCGGCCCTGGGGCGCACGATGATGATCGCCGTGACCGGCTGGGGGCAGCAGAAGGACCGCGACCTGGCGTTCGAGGCGGGGTTCGAGGAACACCTGGTCAAGCCGGTCAGCGTGGAGCAGATCCTCGCCATCCTGGCCGGACACCGGGAAGGCGTGGCGATCGCGGACCGCTAA
- a CDS encoding YciI family protein, producing MTKFLISFPAEAMNVPAEEMAAVGEAAREVIREAKAAGVYVFGGGINADVAPVMVAGDGSCTTATYRQTRELDGGFCVLELPSRAVAVQWAARIAAACRCAQELREFGYDPES from the coding sequence ATGACAAAGTTTCTGATTTCCTTCCCTGCGGAGGCGATGAATGTTCCCGCCGAGGAGATGGCTGCCGTGGGCGAGGCGGCGCGTGAAGTGATCCGCGAAGCAAAAGCCGCCGGCGTCTACGTGTTCGGTGGCGGAATCAATGCCGACGTCGCCCCGGTGATGGTTGCCGGCGATGGCAGCTGTACCACCGCGACATATCGCCAGACCAGGGAGCTGGATGGGGGTTTTTGTGTGCTCGAGCTTCCATCCAGGGCGGTTGCCGTGCAATGGGCGGCCAGGATTGCGGCGGCTTGCCGCTGCGCGCAAGAGCTTCGCGAGTTCGGCTACGATCCGGAAAGCTGA
- a CDS encoding prolyl hydroxylase family protein, whose translation MNKYTRMSEEWDRWLDASLDKGCRTQDIVAAMVAAHYDTAYAERTVAERQARRSQPAPVVAGPYRYGAPTIRHRNNTIATADRTVRVTMRIEQPVVAVLDDVFSPEECDAVVALARARLQPSATLSPTTGENQVKEHRTSQGAFLDDSDEPLLQRLNRRIAEIMNQPVENGEALHVLHYGVGAEYKPHHDYFDPSNTGFAATLKRGGQRVATLIIYLNDVEEAGDTVFPKLGLSIVPRKGSAVYFEYVNEAGQLDEASLHGGAPVERGEKWVATKWVRQGVFK comes from the coding sequence ATGAACAAGTACACACGCATGTCGGAAGAATGGGATCGCTGGCTCGACGCCAGCCTGGACAAGGGTTGCCGCACGCAGGACATCGTGGCCGCGATGGTGGCCGCCCACTACGACACGGCCTATGCGGAGCGCACGGTGGCCGAACGCCAGGCGCGGCGCTCGCAGCCGGCGCCGGTGGTGGCAGGCCCTTACCGCTACGGCGCGCCGACGATCCGGCACCGCAACAATACGATCGCCACGGCCGACCGCACAGTGCGCGTGACGATGCGCATCGAACAGCCGGTCGTGGCGGTGCTGGACGACGTGTTCTCGCCGGAGGAATGCGATGCCGTCGTGGCACTGGCGCGCGCACGGCTGCAACCGTCGGCCACGCTCAGCCCCACCACGGGCGAGAATCAGGTGAAGGAGCACCGCACCAGCCAGGGCGCCTTCCTCGATGATAGCGACGAACCGCTGCTGCAGCGCCTGAACCGGCGCATCGCCGAGATCATGAACCAGCCGGTGGAGAATGGCGAAGCACTGCACGTGCTGCACTATGGCGTGGGTGCCGAGTACAAGCCGCACCACGATTACTTCGATCCGTCCAATACCGGCTTCGCGGCCACGCTCAAGCGCGGTGGCCAGCGCGTGGCCACGCTGATCATCTACCTGAACGACGTGGAAGAAGCGGGCGACACGGTGTTTCCGAAGCTGGGCCTGTCGATCGTGCCGCGCAAGGGATCGGCCGTGTATTTTGAATATGTCAACGAAGCCGGCCAGCTCGACGAGGCCAGCCTGCACGGCGGCGCGCCCGTGGAGCGCGGCGAGAAATGGGTGGCCACCAAGTGGGTGCGCCAGGGCGTATTCAAGTAG
- a CDS encoding MotA/TolQ/ExbB proton channel family protein gives MIEPHSFGWLHDAVSWLLVPSLAALLLACAIAVIEAGIAAGERFHGLPKLRAGGNVAHVQAIARRRLERADLLARIPPMLGLMATIIPLGPGLAALGAGDPAQLASAVTVAFDATVLGLVAGIAGLVIGKLRRRWYEETLEAMEEAMEQAA, from the coding sequence ATGATCGAACCCCATTCCTTCGGCTGGCTGCACGACGCGGTCAGCTGGCTGCTCGTGCCCTCGCTGGCGGCGCTGCTGCTGGCCTGCGCCATTGCCGTGATCGAGGCCGGCATCGCCGCCGGTGAACGGTTTCACGGCCTGCCCAAGTTGCGCGCCGGCGGCAATGTCGCGCACGTGCAGGCGATCGCCCGCCGCCGCCTGGAACGTGCCGACCTGCTGGCACGGATTCCGCCGATGCTGGGCCTGATGGCGACGATCATCCCGCTGGGCCCGGGCCTGGCCGCGCTGGGCGCCGGCGATCCGGCGCAGCTGGCCAGCGCCGTCACCGTGGCGTTCGACGCGACCGTGCTGGGACTCGTGGCCGGCATCGCCGGCCTCGTGATCGGCAAGCTGCGCCGCCGCTGGTACGAGGAAACGCTGGAAGCCATGGAAGAAGCGATGGAGCAGGCGGCATGA
- a CDS encoding YfiR family protein, with translation MTPLAIEPCRRTAPHNWPGWLSVLLVLALALLCLAMSGAAVGQTAAPAMPNLERSVKAAYLFKFLGYVDFLAPREGAESGSPLTVGVLGAEDVAAELSRITAGRTVNGRPIAVRSLREGEPVAGLQMLYAGTATDLPKVLRSAAQNGALGVADDENGLQHGAVINFRIVEDRVRFEVSLPAAERSNLKLSSRLLSVAWHVQKGN, from the coding sequence ATGACGCCACTCGCGATCGAACCCTGCCGCCGGACGGCCCCGCACAACTGGCCGGGCTGGCTTTCCGTGCTCCTGGTGCTGGCGCTCGCCCTGCTGTGCCTGGCGATGAGCGGGGCAGCCGTGGGCCAGACGGCCGCGCCTGCCATGCCGAACCTGGAGCGCAGCGTGAAGGCCGCTTACCTGTTCAAGTTTCTCGGCTACGTGGACTTCCTGGCGCCCAGGGAGGGCGCGGAAAGCGGCAGTCCGCTCACCGTCGGCGTGCTCGGCGCGGAAGACGTGGCCGCCGAACTGTCGCGCATCACGGCGGGGCGCACCGTCAACGGCCGGCCGATCGCCGTGCGCAGCCTGCGCGAGGGCGAGCCGGTGGCCGGCCTGCAGATGCTGTATGCCGGCACGGCGACCGACCTGCCGAAGGTATTGCGCAGCGCGGCGCAGAACGGCGCGCTCGGCGTGGCCGACGACGAGAACGGCCTGCAGCATGGCGCCGTGATCAACTTCCGCATCGTCGAGGACCGCGTGCGCTTCGAGGTATCGCTGCCGGCCGCGGAGCGCAGCAACCTGAAACTCAGTTCGCGCCTGCTGTCGGTGGCCTGGCACGTGCAGAAGGGGAACTAG
- a CDS encoding sulfite oxidase-like oxidoreductase: MSTRGFTGRRPGADAARRLPPGQHETDDFPVLSLGPAPAIDLANWRFTLRQGARPLASWNWEQFLALPRTTWRGDIHCVTTWSKFDTVWEGVAFDDLLTAAGIAAPTPFLLAQSFDEYDTNVPVADLVNGQAMVATHFNGAPLAAEHGGPARLLVPHLYFWKSAKWLKGLKFTEKDEAGFWELRGYHMRGDPWREQRYTDDD; this comes from the coding sequence ATGAGTACACGAGGATTCACGGGCCGCCGGCCCGGCGCCGACGCGGCGCGCCGCCTGCCGCCCGGCCAGCACGAGACCGATGATTTCCCCGTGCTGTCGCTCGGGCCGGCGCCCGCGATCGACCTGGCGAACTGGCGCTTCACGCTGCGCCAGGGTGCGCGCCCGCTGGCCAGCTGGAACTGGGAACAGTTCCTCGCCCTGCCCCGCACCACGTGGCGCGGCGACATCCACTGCGTGACCACCTGGAGCAAATTCGACACGGTGTGGGAAGGGGTCGCATTCGACGACCTGCTGACCGCGGCCGGCATCGCCGCGCCAACGCCATTCCTGCTGGCCCAGTCGTTCGACGAGTACGACACCAACGTTCCCGTCGCCGACCTGGTGAACGGCCAGGCGATGGTGGCCACGCATTTCAACGGCGCGCCCCTGGCGGCCGAGCATGGCGGCCCCGCGCGGCTGCTGGTGCCGCACCTGTATTTCTGGAAAAGCGCGAAATGGCTGAAGGGCCTGAAGTTCACCGAGAAGGATGAAGCAGGCTTCTGGGAACTGCGCGGGTACCACATGCGCGGCGATCCGTGGCGCGAACAGCGCTACACGGACGACGACTGA